Part of the Paenibacillus sp. FSL R7-0273 genome is shown below.
TGTGGCCAAACGGAAGCAGACAGTGAAGCGCGTAGAGTGGTGGGACGTGGACGGCGTCCGGATTTTTGAGGAAGACACCGGCAAGCTCAGGCTGCTGGAGAAGCGGAATCACCTTGCTGTCGTCCAGGGTAACGCTGAAAATCCGCTGAACTGGGAGCGTATCCCGTTTGTCTGCTTCAAGTACAATTCCGAGGAGCAGCCGCTAATTGAGCTGATCAAAAGGCAAGTCGATGACTATGACAAGCAGAAGTCGGCCAACAGTAACAACCTGGAGGACCTGCCGAATAGTATTTACGTAGTCAAGAACTACAGCGGTCAGGGTGGCGGGGAGTTTCGCGAGAATATTGCCCGTTTCCGGGTGGCCTTTGTAGACGGTGACGGCGGAGTGGATACCATCAGCCTGGATCTGGATACGGAAGCTTATAAGAACCACATGGAAATGACCCGCAAGGATATATTCGAGTTTGGGCGTGGGGTCGATACCCAGTCCGACAAGTTTGCCAGTGCCCCCTCTGGCGTGGCTCTCCGCTCCTTGTATCAGGATTTGGATCTGGACTGCAACGACTTGGAAAGTGAGCTGCAGGCCGGGCTGCAGCAGCTGCTTTGGTTTATTGACACTCATCTGGCCGCTGCAACCGGTAAGGATTATTCTGAGGAGCCGGTGACCTTTATCTTTAACCGGGATGTTTTGATTAATGAGTCCGAGGCGATTACCGATGCCAGTAACAGCACCGGTGTCATATCCAGGGAGACAATCGTGGCTAACCATCCATGGGTAACGGATACCAAGGAGGAGCTGCGACGGATTGAAGCGGAGGAGCAGGCAACTCTGGACAAGATGGACGATTACGGGCTGTCTGCTAAACCGGGAGGTGAGGGCAATGCTAAGCCAGCAGCCCCAGATTAAGGTTGATGACGAATGAAGTCAGCCGCTTATTGGTCCGGCCGGATGGAGCAGCTCAACGAATCCCTAATCAATAAGGGGGTTCCCTTTACGAAGTCCATGCAGAAGGAATACCGGAAAGCCCAAATCGCTATTCAGACAGATGTGAACAACTTTTACCAGCGCTTCGCGGACAATAACGGCCTGGTCAGCTTGTCCGAAGCAAAGCGGGTCTTGAAGGCTGGGGAACTGAAGGAATTCAGGTGGACTGTCGATGACTATATCGCCCGCGGCAAGGAGAACGCCATCGACCAGCGCTGGATGAAGGAACTGGAGAATGCCAGCATCCGTGTGCGTGTGACTCGGCTGGAGAGCATTCAGCTGCAGATGAAGCAGCATGTTGAGGAGCTGTCAGCGAAACGCCTGGCCGGCACCACGGAGCTACTGGGCAACGTCTACAAGGATGGATACTATCACACGATATTTGAGCTGGAAAAGGGGGCAGGCATTGGTGCTTCCTTCGCCAAAATCGATAAAAGGGAGTTGGAAGCCATCCTATCCGCTCCCTGGGCAGCAGACGGCAGCAACTTCAGCAGCCGGATTTGGACGGATCGGGTTCGGCTGAACGGCGAGCTGCGCAACATCTTCACACAAGGGCTGATCAGTGGGAAGACCTCCAAGCAGATGATATTGCAACTGCAGGATAGGCTGGGCGTATCGTACCGGGTTGCGGAGCGGCTCATCCTGACGGAGTCAGCTTTTTTTGCTGGACAGTCTCGCTTGGCGGGGTATAAGGAGCTGGGAGTCGAGGAATATAGATTCACGGCCACTCTGGATAAACGGACATCAGAAAAATGCCGGGATATGGACGGAAAAGTATTCGCTGTAACGGATGCTATCGTATATGTTAACTACCCACCGCTACATGCCTATTGCCGTTCCACGACCATCCCGCACTATGAGGACAACATCAAGGAGCGGGCGGCCCGGGACGATGACGGCAAGACCTATAAGGTGCCGGAGGATATCACCTATCCAGAGTGGGAAAAGAAGTATGCTCCTGAAGCAGCAGAACCGGTTTTGGCAGAAGCGCCGGCCCGGAAGCAGCCGGAAACACCGCTGACCACAATTGAGATTCCCGGGTCTGCTGATAAAGGTGTGGGCATTCCGCAGCAACAGTCCCTTTCACTACCAACGATGGATGAGTTTGAGGCATCCGTAGAGGAGCCGCGTCGTGGCTTGGTCAACCGGAGGTACAATCCCCGGGCCAGTTATTTTGCTGACTTGCCGAATATCCCAGATGACGTGCTGGACAAGGTAGCTGATGTAAACCGGGAGGTTGCCCGAAGCGGGTACAAGGAGAGTAAAGAAATTCTTGTTGCGCTGGATATGAACAGCGGTGACGAGCTGATTCGGCTATCCGGTTCGGTTAACAAAGTAGCCTTTACTCAGGAAATGCATCAGAAGCTGATAGCAGCACCGCCGCGGTCTGTCATCTTAACGCATAACCATCCCCGGGGCACGAGGGTAAATGTAAAGGACTCTCTGAACCTGGGAGATTACTTATCCATTCAGGCTGTTGTGGCTGCAGGTCATAATGGCGGAGTCAGTTTCGTTTATGCTGCGGAATCGGCCGCTGATGGTGTGGCGCTTCGCAGTGTACTACCGGGCATCTTCAAAGAGGTCAATGCCTTGTTACAAAAGGATAAAAAGTATGCTACAATGTCAAAAACAGCACAAGCAGAGTACTTTGATTACCAGGTACTGCTAAGACTCGTAAAAGAAATGGGGTGGGGGTATGAGGAAGACTTCACAGCAACAAAGACTGATCCACGAATATGATGATGTACCGCTAAGTCCGGATTTCAGCAAGAAAGGCGACGAATTTATTGATCATTTGATGAAACAGATCCCGCCACTGCCCGATCACCTGAAAGAAAAAATAAAAGATCAATCGTAAAAGCACTCTCCAATATGCGAGGGTGCTTTTTATGTTGGGCCGCGGATGAGACTACCGCGGCCTATTTGCTCATGGGCCGGAGCATAACGGACCACTCCCGAGCTGGAGAGCAGCTATAAAAATCAATGGAGGCGAATTATAGATGGATTGGTTAAAAGAGCTTTTGAAGAAGTTGGGCATTGCGGATACCGAGGTCGAAAAAATTGATGCTGAGGTGCGTAAGACACTGCCGCTACACTTTGTACCGAAAAGTCAGTATAACGATGTGTCCGAAGCTAAGAAACAGGCTGAGAAAGACCGTGACAAGGTAGCTGGCCAACTGGAGGACCTGAAGAAGTCTGCAGGAGACAATGAGACGCTAAAGGCGGAGATCACCAAGCTGCAGGATGAAAACAAGACGGCCAAAACGGATTATGAAGCCAAGGTGAAGGATTTGCAGCTGACCACGGCTCTCAAGCTTGCGCTGGCCGGTGAGGCACATGATCCGGATATCGTTGCCGGGCTCCTGGATAAATCGAAAATTGAGTTGGACGACAGTGGCGCTGTGAAGGGCGGGCTGGAAGACCAGGTGAAGGCCCTGCGCGAGAGCAAGGGCTTTTTGTTTGCCGAGAAACAGGAGGCCAAGGGGCCGACCTTCAAAGGCTTCAAGTCGCCCGATGGTAAGGACCAATCGAAAGGTGAAGGCGGGGCCAGTGTCGCCGCAGACTTCGCCAAGGCGGCCAACGATTCCGGGAAAGCGCCGGCTGCCGCTAATAACCCATGGGCTTAAATCAGAGAGGAGATTAACAAATGCCATATATCAAAGATTACGGGAAGGCCGAAAACATCAACTTTTTGGCCAGCTCCAAGTACGTCAGCTACACCTATCAGATTAGTGATGAGGATGTAACTGCCAATGAGCAGGGCCGGAAAATTGTTAAGGCGGGCACACCTTATCCAGCAAATGATGCTACAGCCATCGGTATTGTATTTACCGACACAGATGTAACACAAGGCCCGCAGCCAGGTGCCGTGCTGGTGGATGCCTGGATTTTGGAAGCTCGTTTGCCGGTGGCTTTGGCTGCAGCTGCCAAGACGTCCCTGGCGGCTAAGTCGGATATCAAATTTAAACAAAACGTGTAAGCGCGGAAGGAGATTATAAATCATGCCAAGTGTATTGGATCTTTTTAGCCAGCCCGAAATTCTGAACTATCTGGGCAACCGTCAGTACCCGGCTTTGCTGGGTGAAACCCTGTTCCCTGAGGTCAAGCGGGATTCGTTGGAATTCGACCAGATCAAAGGGGCGGGTATGGTTCCCGTCATTGCCAGTGTTCATGCTTTTGATACCGAAGCGGAGATTGATAGCCGTGAAGGTTCAAAGCAAGCGATGGAGCTGGCGCTGATTAAGCGGAAACGTCAAATGAAGGAGAAGGACATTATCGCTTTGGAGAACCCGCGGACCCCTGCAGAACAGCAGTACCTGATGAAGCAGGTATACAACGATGTGGACGCTCTGACGGCAGGTGTTCGTGCCCGAGTGGAGCTTATGCGAATGGAGGCGGCCTCAAATGGTACGGTGACGCTGAATGAGAATGGGCTGAACCTGACTCTGGATTACAAGGTTCCGGCTAATCACAAACAAGTCCTCTCCGGATCTGATTTGTGGTCTGATCCCGACAGTGATCCAATCACGCAATTGATGGACTGGTACGCTTCCATGGGAACGAAACCAAAGCGCGCTTTGACTTCTGCCGCTGCCCTGGCTGGGTTGCTGCGGAATCCGAAAGTAATTGGAGCGCTGTTCGGCAATAATTCCGCGCGGGTAGCTACGCGCACCGATCTGAACGCCTTCATGACCCAGCTTGAGCTTCCTACCATTGCGACATATGAAGAGGTCTACCGCAAACAGAAGGCCGACGGTACCTATGAGCAGCTGCGCTACTTCCCGCAGAACAAATTCGTGATGCTGCCGGCCGACCCGCTGGGTGAAACGATTTATGGTCCGACAGCGGAGGAAATCCGTCTGGCCCGTAACCCGCAGATCGACACATCCAAGGTCGGTAATGTGCTGGCTATGGTATATGAGGAAGGCAAGGATCCGGTTAGCACCTGGACTAAGGCAGTAGCTACCGCGCTCCCGTCGTTTCCAGCAGCTGATGAAGTGTTCCAGGCTACTGTACTGTAATTAACGGGCGGTCCGCCGCCCTCAAGGAGGAATTAGCGTGAAAGTGGAAGTCAAGGAAATACCGATTCGGCATAATGGCCAGCTGTACCAACAGGGGGAGTCCTTCAGCGTGTCAGAGAAGGAGTTTGCCCGGTTGGAGCAGTATGTCACTTTCCTGGAAGATGAAGCGCCTGCAGCGATACTGGTAACTGAGATGAAGCTGCCGGAGCTGAAAGTCTATGCCAAAGAACACGGCATCGACCTGGGCGAAGCGACCAAACGGGAGGATGTGCTGGCCGTAATCCTGAAAGCGGGTGAGGCCGATGGAGGAGCATCTTAAATATCTGCCGAAGC
Proteins encoded:
- a CDS encoding phage portal protein gives rise to the protein METLQEILENLDANAPMTLEEIIQAEVSDWERSEERKWMITGKRYYRIKNDILEQRRKTIDGDGRLVTADNLADNRIPHGFLRKLVDQKAGYLLSKPFLPKTEQTAYQDELESFFGDGFKRLFKNVGKDAVNCGKAWLHPYYTETGKLAFMRLNPEECLPIWKDAAHTELSAFIRTYEIEGYVAKRKQTVKRVEWWDVDGVRIFEEDTGKLRLLEKRNHLAVVQGNAENPLNWERIPFVCFKYNSEEQPLIELIKRQVDDYDKQKSANSNNLEDLPNSIYVVKNYSGQGGGEFRENIARFRVAFVDGDGGVDTISLDLDTEAYKNHMEMTRKDIFEFGRGVDTQSDKFASAPSGVALRSLYQDLDLDCNDLESELQAGLQQLLWFIDTHLAAATGKDYSEEPVTFIFNRDVLINESEAITDASNSTGVISRETIVANHPWVTDTKEELRRIEAEEQATLDKMDDYGLSAKPGGEGNAKPAAPD
- a CDS encoding minor capsid protein; translated protein: MKSAAYWSGRMEQLNESLINKGVPFTKSMQKEYRKAQIAIQTDVNNFYQRFADNNGLVSLSEAKRVLKAGELKEFRWTVDDYIARGKENAIDQRWMKELENASIRVRVTRLESIQLQMKQHVEELSAKRLAGTTELLGNVYKDGYYHTIFELEKGAGIGASFAKIDKRELEAILSAPWAADGSNFSSRIWTDRVRLNGELRNIFTQGLISGKTSKQMILQLQDRLGVSYRVAERLILTESAFFAGQSRLAGYKELGVEEYRFTATLDKRTSEKCRDMDGKVFAVTDAIVYVNYPPLHAYCRSTTIPHYEDNIKERAARDDDGKTYKVPEDITYPEWEKKYAPEAAEPVLAEAPARKQPETPLTTIEIPGSADKGVGIPQQQSLSLPTMDEFEASVEEPRRGLVNRRYNPRASYFADLPNIPDDVLDKVADVNREVARSGYKESKEILVALDMNSGDELIRLSGSVNKVAFTQEMHQKLIAAPPRSVILTHNHPRGTRVNVKDSLNLGDYLSIQAVVAAGHNGGVSFVYAAESAADGVALRSVLPGIFKEVNALLQKDKKYATMSKTAQAEYFDYQVLLRLVKEMGWGYEEDFTATKTDPRI
- a CDS encoding phage scaffolding protein, with translation MDWLKELLKKLGIADTEVEKIDAEVRKTLPLHFVPKSQYNDVSEAKKQAEKDRDKVAGQLEDLKKSAGDNETLKAEITKLQDENKTAKTDYEAKVKDLQLTTALKLALAGEAHDPDIVAGLLDKSKIELDDSGAVKGGLEDQVKALRESKGFLFAEKQEAKGPTFKGFKSPDGKDQSKGEGGASVAADFAKAANDSGKAPAAANNPWA
- a CDS encoding major capsid protein, yielding MPSVLDLFSQPEILNYLGNRQYPALLGETLFPEVKRDSLEFDQIKGAGMVPVIASVHAFDTEAEIDSREGSKQAMELALIKRKRQMKEKDIIALENPRTPAEQQYLMKQVYNDVDALTAGVRARVELMRMEAASNGTVTLNENGLNLTLDYKVPANHKQVLSGSDLWSDPDSDPITQLMDWYASMGTKPKRALTSAAALAGLLRNPKVIGALFGNNSARVATRTDLNAFMTQLELPTIATYEEVYRKQKADGTYEQLRYFPQNKFVMLPADPLGETIYGPTAEEIRLARNPQIDTSKVGNVLAMVYEEGKDPVSTWTKAVATALPSFPAADEVFQATVL
- a CDS encoding DUF7210 family protein, whose protein sequence is MKVEVKEIPIRHNGQLYQQGESFSVSEKEFARLEQYVTFLEDEAPAAILVTEMKLPELKVYAKEHGIDLGEATKREDVLAVILKAGEADGGAS